The Mesorhizobium sp. M1D.F.Ca.ET.043.01.1.1 genome contains a region encoding:
- a CDS encoding YcaO-like family protein yields MLERYERSGPPPHEALMRLMTMRELLGITRIADITGLDVLDIPVVQAVRPFSLLNSVSQGKGPTRTEAAVSAILETAESYFAERLAHYDPIAASADSLNIPPERFEAHLQPGVDPGWRSREIAWIHAENILKGGLQDWVPFELVHTAYVFPPLPHEQIFASSTSGLAASFEETDSILHGIMECIERDALTRSERIHGFFQRHRIDPRTIDDPTVASLLESLEAKGLLVGLWHAPSPLGLPVIWCHLMEDRPPETAILHHPAEGSAAGFDAASAIVHAIYEAAQSRLTAISGARDDLTRAFYPKYPDWQKIAAHRRLLSDGPRDVHFHAIARQNCTSAENRMSALLAQIEGAGIDTVYRVQLDTRPLGDLSVVRIVIPALTPLLHG; encoded by the coding sequence ATGCTGGAACGATACGAGCGCTCGGGTCCTCCGCCGCACGAAGCGCTCATGCGACTAATGACGATGCGCGAACTCTTGGGCATCACGCGGATTGCGGACATCACAGGTCTCGACGTGCTCGACATACCCGTGGTTCAGGCGGTCAGGCCTTTCTCCCTTTTGAATTCCGTTTCGCAAGGCAAGGGGCCGACGAGAACCGAAGCTGCGGTGTCGGCCATTCTTGAGACCGCGGAGTCCTACTTTGCCGAGCGCTTGGCGCACTACGACCCCATCGCGGCTTCCGCAGACTCCCTGAATATTCCTCCTGAAAGATTCGAAGCTCATCTCCAGCCTGGTGTCGACCCAGGCTGGCGCAGCAGGGAGATAGCTTGGATCCATGCCGAGAATATTCTCAAGGGTGGTCTGCAGGATTGGGTCCCATTCGAGCTTGTACACACTGCCTACGTGTTCCCGCCATTGCCCCATGAGCAAATCTTCGCTTCATCGACGTCCGGCCTGGCGGCCTCCTTCGAGGAAACGGACTCTATCCTGCACGGGATAATGGAATGCATCGAGCGCGACGCACTCACGCGGTCGGAGCGAATCCACGGCTTTTTCCAGCGCCATCGAATTGACCCGAGAACGATCGACGATCCGACAGTGGCGAGCCTTCTCGAAAGCCTGGAAGCCAAAGGCCTGCTGGTGGGGCTTTGGCACGCCCCCTCACCGCTGGGACTGCCGGTGATCTGGTGCCATCTCATGGAGGATCGGCCGCCGGAAACGGCAATTCTTCACCATCCGGCAGAAGGCTCGGCAGCAGGTTTCGATGCCGCGTCCGCGATCGTTCACGCAATCTACGAGGCGGCGCAGTCGCGACTGACGGCGATCTCCGGCGCCCGTGATGACCTGACACGCGCGTTCTATCCTAAATATCCGGATTGGCAAAAAATTGCGGCGCACCGACGCCTCCTGTCCGACGGCCCTCGCGACGTACATTTCCATGCGATTGCCAGGCAGAATTGCACCAGCGCGGAAAATAGGATGTCCGCTCTTCTCGCGCAGATCGAGGGCGCAGGGATCGATACAGTGTACAGGGTTCAGCTCGATACAAGACCGCTCGGCGACCTGTCGGTCGTCAGGATCGTCATACCGGCCTTGACGCCGCTGTTGCATGGCTAG
- a CDS encoding AAA family ATPase: protein MSEEPRVQPPIVALAKGVSSKDDSGVSEVRSERRVMTALCYDLVGSTDLLAVLDIEDHEELMSAFRREARQAIALYSGVIVSEAGDGGVALFPTEMEAKDAASQAIRAGLEIIEACKRVGLEKDHTDLHVRVGIATSMILVHGDGGNLADASVTGPALAMATRLQAMAQPDAVLVSDETRNLARRSHVFSFGGIHVVKGFAEPERTWRAISHKRDVDRFFAFGRLNNTFIGRGDELATIAACWHDAVAGKGSAILVQGEAGIGKSRLLYEVRKRTRFQRAKLLLFQCQPGGSHSALYPLLQNVRGDLAGKDGRLETSDVAEVFANQSVHDNEVVDIFSFLLGAEGSNPALKEADLKVIREKAIWAARRSIEAICERGPLILVVEDIHWIDLTSRQLLAELALFIHRVPVLLIMTARPGSEIYSGFQDLPHIILKPLDREETRQAVMAMRPEIGSAARSELITMVEEVTGGVPLFIEEICQWIAENAASITDRLAPAGSSSRISVFEGILEARLEALGPAKDVARAAAVAGNRFNLELLRKLLPEYSDETLGNALDALSEAGFLIRIRPSGEPDYGFRHALIRETIYNALLRRRRQALHQSLFSAVGRDRNLGPWIGTAELAEHAERAGLIEEAIDQYIAAGRESYARSAMAEARQVLDHAMILCQHVRRPDKQDVLRLAAMMPLGPILTATEGPNSLPARKLYEDGVEIARRRPLAERAKWFPIYWGWWFTGPTIDGERARTVLADLREVDDPEVQFQARHCVWAIEFNLGHHKNCITAVDEGLALYGTGQRPGNATLFGGHDARVCGLSHRGLSQWFTGRAASAVRSLAEARRWAMQTAHVGSIAHVYINEAMLDCYRRDFSALRGVIADIRELTKRHHLPSLAALAQILEGWCEGNAARVEQGRDQIKQGLAIHGELQTPEDYPVYYGMLAELLARTGETEEALTLVSSAAAEAEAGGSLSWLAELYRRKAHLLLLSGSSAMDVVAALSKSLAIADEQNAVPILLNAYEMLRTWGVSEDLSRQYRKRVGLAKSTIEQGAALFVNREPSLRH, encoded by the coding sequence ATGTCGGAAGAGCCTCGGGTACAGCCTCCAATCGTGGCCCTTGCCAAGGGCGTTTCGAGCAAGGACGACAGTGGTGTGTCCGAAGTTCGCAGCGAGCGGCGCGTTATGACAGCTCTCTGTTATGATCTGGTCGGATCAACCGACCTGCTCGCAGTTCTGGATATCGAGGACCATGAAGAACTGATGTCGGCCTTTCGGCGTGAGGCAAGACAGGCAATCGCATTGTACTCGGGCGTTATCGTGAGCGAGGCCGGCGACGGCGGTGTCGCACTTTTTCCAACAGAGATGGAGGCAAAGGACGCGGCTTCGCAAGCGATCCGGGCAGGACTCGAAATCATTGAAGCGTGCAAGCGGGTCGGGCTGGAGAAAGACCATACGGACCTGCATGTTCGGGTCGGGATTGCTACATCCATGATCCTCGTTCACGGGGATGGCGGTAACCTGGCGGATGCCAGCGTCACCGGCCCTGCTTTGGCCATGGCGACGCGGCTCCAGGCTATGGCCCAGCCGGATGCAGTATTGGTGTCCGACGAGACCCGAAATCTGGCGCGACGGTCCCACGTTTTCAGTTTTGGCGGCATTCACGTTGTTAAAGGTTTCGCGGAGCCGGAGCGGACTTGGCGTGCCATCAGCCACAAGCGGGACGTTGACCGCTTCTTCGCCTTCGGGCGCTTGAACAACACGTTTATAGGCCGCGGGGACGAACTGGCCACCATCGCGGCATGTTGGCATGATGCCGTCGCAGGCAAGGGCAGCGCCATTTTAGTTCAAGGCGAGGCCGGTATCGGCAAGTCCCGCCTGCTTTATGAAGTCCGCAAGAGGACACGCTTTCAGCGGGCAAAATTGCTGCTTTTTCAATGTCAGCCCGGCGGCTCCCACTCGGCTCTTTATCCCCTGCTGCAAAATGTTCGGGGTGACCTGGCTGGCAAAGACGGTCGGCTGGAGACTTCAGACGTAGCGGAGGTCTTCGCAAATCAAAGCGTGCACGATAACGAAGTGGTCGACATCTTCTCGTTTCTGCTTGGGGCTGAAGGATCGAATCCCGCTCTGAAGGAGGCTGATCTCAAGGTCATCCGGGAGAAAGCGATCTGGGCAGCTCGCAGAAGCATCGAAGCCATATGCGAACGCGGACCACTCATCCTCGTGGTCGAAGACATACACTGGATCGACCTGACGTCGAGGCAATTGCTGGCGGAGCTTGCACTCTTCATTCATCGGGTGCCCGTGCTTCTCATAATGACTGCGCGACCCGGGTCTGAGATTTATTCAGGGTTCCAGGACTTGCCGCATATTATTCTGAAGCCGCTCGATCGCGAGGAAACGCGACAGGCGGTCATGGCGATGCGGCCGGAAATCGGGTCAGCCGCGCGTTCGGAACTCATTACCATGGTGGAGGAAGTAACCGGGGGCGTGCCTCTTTTCATCGAGGAAATCTGCCAATGGATCGCCGAGAATGCAGCCTCCATAACGGATCGCCTTGCGCCAGCCGGCTCATCAAGCCGAATATCGGTGTTTGAAGGGATCCTTGAAGCTAGGTTGGAAGCCTTGGGCCCTGCAAAGGATGTGGCACGAGCGGCCGCCGTCGCCGGCAATCGTTTCAATCTGGAATTGCTCCGGAAGCTGTTGCCGGAATACAGCGACGAGACCCTCGGGAATGCACTGGACGCCCTCAGCGAGGCGGGATTCCTGATCCGGATCAGGCCTTCCGGCGAGCCCGACTATGGATTTCGTCATGCCCTGATCCGGGAGACAATCTACAATGCATTGCTGCGGAGGAGACGACAGGCCCTCCATCAGTCGCTTTTCTCCGCGGTCGGCCGCGACCGAAATCTAGGCCCGTGGATAGGTACGGCTGAACTGGCGGAACATGCTGAACGCGCCGGCCTTATCGAGGAAGCGATCGATCAGTACATCGCAGCCGGCCGGGAAAGTTACGCCCGCTCTGCAATGGCCGAGGCGAGACAGGTTCTCGACCATGCCATGATCCTTTGCCAGCACGTGAGAAGGCCGGACAAGCAGGATGTTTTGCGCCTCGCCGCGATGATGCCGCTCGGGCCGATACTTACAGCCACGGAAGGTCCAAACTCGCTGCCGGCACGCAAACTTTACGAGGACGGGGTAGAGATCGCCAGGCGGCGGCCACTCGCCGAGCGCGCGAAGTGGTTTCCGATCTACTGGGGTTGGTGGTTCACCGGCCCCACCATCGACGGGGAACGCGCTCGGACCGTCCTCGCCGACCTGAGGGAAGTCGACGACCCCGAAGTGCAGTTTCAGGCCAGACATTGTGTTTGGGCAATCGAATTCAATCTTGGGCATCACAAGAACTGCATAACGGCGGTCGACGAAGGACTTGCGCTTTATGGTACGGGCCAAAGGCCAGGGAATGCCACTCTGTTCGGCGGTCATGACGCCAGGGTTTGCGGCCTGTCGCACAGGGGGCTCTCTCAATGGTTTACCGGCCGGGCCGCAAGCGCAGTTCGGTCATTGGCTGAAGCCAGGCGCTGGGCAATGCAAACGGCGCATGTTGGCAGCATCGCCCATGTCTACATCAACGAGGCGATGCTTGATTGCTATCGCCGCGATTTCTCGGCGCTCCGGGGCGTCATCGCCGATATCCGCGAATTGACCAAACGCCACCATCTGCCCTCCCTTGCCGCCTTGGCGCAAATTCTCGAAGGCTGGTGCGAAGGAAATGCGGCTCGGGTAGAGCAAGGCAGGGACCAGATCAAGCAGGGTCTCGCCATCCACGGCGAACTCCAGACACCGGAAGACTATCCTGTCTACTACGGCATGCTGGCGGAGCTTCTGGCCCGGACAGGCGAGACTGAGGAGGCGCTTACGCTTGTCTCTTCCGCGGCTGCGGAAGCCGAAGCAGGCGGCAGTCTTTCTTGGCTCGCCGAACTTTATCGGCGAAAGGCCCATCTCCTTCTGCTTAGCGGTTCCTCAGCCATGGATGTTGTTGCCGCGCTCTCCAAAAGCCTGGCCATCGCCGATGAGCAGAACGCGGTTCCAATCCTGCTCAATGCGTACGAGATGCTCAGGACATGGGGCGTATCAGAGGATCTATCCCGGCAGTACCGCAAGCGCGTCGGCCTGGCGAAATCAACCATCGAGCAAGGCGCGGCGTTGTTCGTCAATCGAGAACCGAGCCTGCGTCACTAG
- a CDS encoding adenylate/guanylate cyclase domain-containing protein → MREEHRRLAAILAADVAGYSRLMTADESGTLRRLRRLRAEVFEPKIARFRGRIVGSAGDSLLVEFGSAVNAVECAVELQRELGGENAGLPESRRMAFRMGVNLGDVIVEDDTIYGDGVNIAARLEKLAEPGGVCIGRAIYDQVKGKLEYGYADIGEQRVHNIAEPVRAYRVVSVEQSPASSAVPSAKDALPFRNRPSIAVLPFTNMSGDPEQEYFSDGITEDIITDLSKVGALAVTARNTTFALKGKSMDVSEAARQLRVSHVLEGSVRKAGSRVRITAQLIDGMSGHHVWAERYDRDLNDIFALQDEIARAIVDALKIRLMPAEHAAIGKRTTENVEAYQYYLMGRQHFLRLGRRNHLSARRLYQRALEIDPEYALARAGLALAEGMLLRSGDPSADLVTLSAEAQRALALDATLAEAHVADAMAHFQKEQIELASASCRRAIALDPDLYEAHRTLGDVLRMERKFAEAAAAYEKAAEVDRNSYGAMCMLWDCRKTLGDEEEAHRLSREVLTRIEKAMQLYPDDGAAYAYGCYILHNLGLEERALQWAGRAITIDPEDYNSHYNVACFLAAIGAVEKAIDTLEHCVPQLGLQQVHWMAQDVDMNPLRDHPRYRALMERLEVGLANAEGQSGSGTDGRPSGA, encoded by the coding sequence TTGCGAGAAGAGCACCGCAGGCTTGCGGCGATCTTGGCTGCCGACGTGGCAGGTTACTCGCGGCTGATGACAGCCGACGAGTCGGGAACGCTGCGCCGGCTGAGACGGCTCCGCGCTGAAGTGTTCGAGCCCAAAATCGCTCGGTTCCGTGGACGCATCGTCGGCTCGGCCGGGGACAGCCTGCTGGTCGAGTTTGGGAGCGCGGTTAACGCCGTGGAGTGTGCGGTCGAGCTGCAGCGCGAGCTGGGAGGCGAGAACGCCGGGCTCCCCGAAAGCCGGCGTATGGCGTTCCGTATGGGCGTAAACCTCGGCGACGTGATCGTCGAAGACGACACGATATACGGAGACGGTGTGAACATCGCGGCCCGGCTTGAAAAGCTCGCGGAGCCTGGCGGTGTTTGCATCGGGCGCGCCATCTACGATCAAGTAAAAGGCAAGCTTGAATACGGCTATGCGGATATCGGCGAGCAACGGGTCCACAACATTGCGGAGCCGGTACGCGCTTACCGTGTCGTGTCCGTTGAGCAGTCCCCCGCCAGCTCAGCCGTGCCGTCGGCCAAGGATGCTCTCCCGTTTCGCAACCGACCATCGATCGCCGTGCTGCCCTTCACCAACATGAGCGGCGACCCGGAGCAGGAATACTTCTCTGACGGCATCACCGAGGACATCATTACGGACCTCAGCAAGGTCGGGGCGCTGGCAGTCACCGCACGCAACACGACCTTTGCCCTCAAAGGCAAGTCGATGGACGTCAGCGAAGCGGCGCGGCAATTGCGCGTTTCGCATGTGCTGGAAGGCAGCGTGCGCAAGGCGGGTAGCCGCGTTCGCATCACCGCGCAGCTGATCGACGGGATGAGTGGGCATCATGTGTGGGCCGAGCGCTACGACCGTGATCTCAACGACATATTTGCGCTCCAGGACGAGATCGCGCGGGCCATCGTCGATGCCCTGAAGATCCGGCTGATGCCGGCCGAGCACGCTGCCATCGGCAAGCGCACGACCGAGAACGTCGAAGCCTATCAATATTACCTGATGGGGCGGCAGCATTTCTTGCGCCTGGGCCGTCGCAATCACCTTTCCGCCCGACGCCTCTACCAGCGGGCGCTCGAGATCGATCCCGAATACGCGCTGGCCCGGGCCGGGCTGGCGCTGGCTGAAGGCATGTTGCTGAGATCCGGAGATCCCAGCGCAGACCTTGTCACCTTGAGCGCCGAGGCGCAGCGCGCGCTGGCCTTGGACGCGACACTGGCGGAAGCTCACGTGGCCGACGCGATGGCGCATTTCCAGAAGGAGCAAATCGAACTCGCAAGCGCCTCCTGCCGGCGAGCAATCGCGCTCGATCCCGATCTCTACGAGGCGCACAGGACCTTGGGCGACGTGCTGCGCATGGAGCGCAAGTTTGCAGAGGCCGCGGCCGCCTATGAGAAGGCGGCGGAGGTTGATCGCAACAGCTATGGTGCGATGTGCATGCTGTGGGATTGCCGCAAGACCCTGGGCGACGAGGAGGAAGCCCACAGGCTTTCAAGGGAGGTGCTGACCCGCATCGAGAAAGCCATGCAGCTCTATCCGGACGATGGGGCAGCCTATGCCTATGGTTGTTACATCCTCCACAATCTCGGCCTCGAGGAACGCGCCCTCCAGTGGGCCGGGCGCGCGATCACGATCGACCCGGAGGACTATAACAGCCACTACAATGTCGCGTGTTTCCTGGCGGCGATCGGCGCTGTCGAAAAGGCGATCGACACGCTGGAGCACTGCGTGCCGCAGCTTGGATTGCAGCAAGTGCACTGGATGGCGCAGGACGTGGATATGAACCCTCTGCGCGATCATCCGCGCTATCGGGCGCTGATGGAGCGCCTGGAGGTCGGTTTGGCGAACGCGGAAGGCCAATCAGGAAGCGGAACCGACGGACGGCCTTCCGGAGCTTAG